A window of Candidatus Woesearchaeota archaeon contains these coding sequences:
- a CDS encoding type II/IV secretion system ATPase subunit, translated as MAVTIHIGLYTYAFVKYSGVNRLAEEEKSSDYELIKEGDESILKIDYEINLNIPSIEDDSTCMARTIERLIETGPVGKIVFLQKRDYEYDYSQTQLLVEIAQLYKSLVKEGYLHYFQTLLSDSYSARVMGASLAKFQEVFYRTFKSDPAGAYIEIRRLSRQEKIRLKGVSDQRLISEYNKFIKLLDYIGDALEKTQMIQALSPFLAGFTPGDRRIYNNIFTPTTKPDFMYTRLMSTYPSNGEEVDSYNVGESEVTIFKFPDSVKNLYHIFPPEFKLSEEKYEILDIARNILAEYKPSKEEFINPERMRDVFYKVGLDLVEELSTSKNYGFTQDEIKEIVDILVRYTVGFGLIEVLLADEKIQDISVNSPMGQTPIFIVHQDFGDCYTNIYPTKTESESWATKLRLMSGRPLDEANPILDTEVSLSVASTRVSVITSPLNPTGLAYSFRRHRDEPWTLPLFIKAGMIDPLAAGLISFLVDGTRTILVCGTRSSGKTSFLGSLLVEIMRRYRIITIEDTLELPSKQLIKEGYNLQQMKVAGALAKEGSAEVTATDGIRATLRLGDSALFVGEVRSQEAIALYEAMRVGAAANVVAGTIHAESPYGVFDRVVNDIGVPRTSFKATDLIIVANPIRSASGTRRVRRITQITEVRKHWENDPMLEGGFVDLMKYDVESDRLLPSQDLINGDSEILKAVAGNIRGLAGNWDAVWDNITLRAKIKQTLVEYSDNLKDLALLEAHFVILANDMFHNIVEEVQNEVGGLDSGRIFFEWEEWLKREVKKRDIKTNK; from the coding sequence ATGGCTGTAACTATACATATAGGTTTGTATACATATGCGTTTGTAAAATATTCAGGGGTTAATAGGTTGGCTGAAGAAGAAAAAAGTTCTGATTATGAATTGATTAAGGAAGGGGATGAATCTATCCTTAAAATTGATTATGAAATTAATTTAAATATTCCTTCTATTGAGGATGATTCTACTTGTATGGCCAGAACTATTGAGAGGTTGATAGAGACCGGACCGGTAGGAAAGATAGTTTTTTTGCAGAAAAGAGATTATGAGTATGATTATTCTCAAACACAATTACTTGTTGAAATTGCGCAATTATATAAAAGTTTGGTTAAAGAGGGTTATTTACATTATTTCCAGACATTATTATCTGATTCATACAGCGCAAGAGTTATGGGCGCTTCTCTTGCAAAATTTCAAGAAGTTTTTTATAGGACTTTTAAAAGCGATCCGGCCGGAGCGTATATTGAAATAAGAAGGTTATCTCGCCAGGAAAAAATTAGGTTAAAGGGGGTGAGTGATCAAAGATTAATTAGTGAATATAATAAGTTTATTAAATTATTAGATTATATTGGCGACGCACTTGAAAAAACTCAAATGATCCAGGCGCTTTCTCCTTTTTTAGCTGGATTTACGCCTGGCGATAGAAGGATATATAATAATATTTTTACTCCCACAACTAAACCAGATTTCATGTATACAAGGCTAATGTCTACTTATCCTTCAAATGGTGAAGAAGTGGATTCTTATAATGTTGGAGAATCAGAAGTTACTATTTTTAAGTTTCCGGATTCAGTAAAAAATCTTTATCATATATTCCCGCCAGAGTTTAAGCTTTCAGAAGAAAAATATGAAATATTGGATATTGCCCGAAATATTCTTGCTGAGTATAAACCGAGTAAAGAAGAATTTATTAATCCTGAAAGGATGAGAGATGTTTTTTATAAAGTGGGCTTGGATCTTGTTGAAGAGCTTTCAACCAGTAAAAATTATGGGTTTACACAGGATGAAATAAAGGAAATAGTAGATATTTTAGTTCGTTACACTGTCGGATTTGGTTTAATTGAGGTTTTACTTGCTGATGAAAAAATACAGGATATTTCAGTAAACAGCCCGATGGGGCAAACACCCATTTTTATTGTTCATCAGGATTTTGGGGACTGTTATACCAATATTTATCCTACTAAAACTGAATCTGAGTCATGGGCAACAAAATTAAGGCTGATGTCAGGGCGCCCATTAGACGAGGCTAATCCTATTTTAGATACTGAAGTTTCATTGTCAGTTGCATCAACAAGAGTTTCAGTTATAACTTCTCCTTTAAACCCTACCGGGCTGGCATATTCTTTCCGCCGCCACAGAGATGAACCTTGGACGCTGCCGCTCTTTATTAAAGCGGGTATGATTGACCCACTTGCAGCAGGGTTGATTAGTTTTTTGGTAGACGGCACAAGAACAATCTTGGTTTGCGGCACGAGATCTTCAGGTAAAACTTCATTTTTGGGGTCATTATTAGTTGAGATTATGAGGCGATATAGGATAATCACAATTGAAGATACGCTGGAATTACCAAGTAAGCAATTGATTAAAGAGGGCTATAACCTCCAACAGATGAAAGTTGCCGGCGCGCTTGCTAAAGAAGGGAGCGCTGAAGTAACTGCAACTGATGGTATTAGAGCAACTTTGCGTTTAGGAGATTCTGCGTTGTTTGTGGGTGAGGTGCGTTCACAGGAAGCTATTGCTTTGTATGAAGCAATGAGGGTTGGCGCAGCTGCTAATGTTGTAGCTGGCACGATTCATGCTGAATCCCCATATGGTGTTTTTGACAGGGTTGTAAATGATATTGGAGTCCCAAGAACTTCGTTCAAGGCAACAGACTTAATAATTGTTGCGAACCCGATTAGGTCTGCATCAGGCACAAGGAGGGTTAGACGAATTACGCAAATTACTGAAGTTAGAAAACATTGGGAAAATGATCCTATGTTAGAAGGAGGATTTGTTGATTTGATGAAATATGATGTTGAAAGCGACAGATTACTGCCGTCTCAGGATCTGATTAATGGAGATTCTGAAATTTTGAAAGCCGTTGCTGGAAATATAAGAGGTCTTGCAGGTAATTGGGATGCAGTCTGGGATAATATAACTTTACGTGCAAAGATAAAACAAACACTGGTTGAATATTCAGATAATTTGAAAGATCTGGCATTATTAGAAGCGCATTTTGTTATACTTGCAAATGACATGTTTCATAATATTGTTGAGGAAGTACAAAATGAAGTCGGCGGACTGGACTCCGGCAGAATTTTTTTTGAATGGGAAGAATGGTTGAAAAGAGAAGTTAAGAAAAGGGATATTAAAACGAACAAATGA